Proteins encoded together in one Antennarius striatus isolate MH-2024 chromosome 13, ASM4005453v1, whole genome shotgun sequence window:
- the LOC137605850 gene encoding serine/threonine-protein kinase TAO1-like, translated as MPSSVRAGSLKDPDVAELFFKEDPEKLFSDLREIGHGSFGAVYFARDVRTNEVVAIKKMSYNGKQSNEKWQDIIKEVKFLQRIRHPNSIEYKGCYLREHTAWLVMEYCLGSASDLLEVHKKPLQEVEIAAITHGALQGLAYLHSHNMIHRDVKAGNILLTEPGQVKLADFGSASIASPANSFVGTPYWMAPEVILAMDEGQYDGKVDVWSLGITCIELAERKPPLFNMNAMSALYHIAQNESPTLQSSEWTDYFRNFIDSCLQKIPQDRPHSDDMLGHAFLQRERPDSVLMDLIQRTKDAVRELDNLQYRKMKKILLQEAHNGPTTEVADGDDELEPGGGRTGTVNSVGSNQSIPSMSISASSQSSSVNSLNEASQDNRSELDLMEGDHTVMSNSSVIHLKPEEEESLSGEQAATSQPSETQQTPAQAPRKHYRNREHFATIRTASLVTREMQEHEQDSELREQMSGYKRMRRQHQKHLMALENKLKGEMDEHRLRLDKELESQRSNFTQEMEKLLKKHQATLDKDLKTFTNDEKKFQQHIQVQQKKELSSFLESQKREYKLRKEQLKEELSENQSTPKKEKQEWLSKQKENIQHFQAEEEANLLRRQRQYLELECRRFKRRILIARHNVEQDLAREELNKRQTQKDLEHAMLLRHHESMQELEFRHLGTIQKARAELIRTQHQTELTNQLEYNKRRERELRRKHVMEVRQQPKSLKSKELQIKKQFQETCKTQTRQYKALRNHLLETTPKSDHKAVLKRLKEEQTRKLAILAEQYDHSINEMLSTQALRLDEAQEGECQVLRMQLQQELELLNAYQSKIKMQTDAQHDKERRELEQRVSLRRALLEQKIEEEMLALQNERLERIRSLLERQAREIEAFDSESMRLGFSNMVLTNLAPDSQGGWGGGSGGGLGAQGGGHWPAGGGGGGHHSHHHQGGSSSQQPWGHPMLAGGPPPWSLHHPGGGSQRGSGGGAGGVRNSPQAMRRTSSGGRNEQGMSRSTSITSQISNGSHLSYT; from the exons ATGCCCTCCTCTGTAAGGGCAGGGAGCCTAAAGGATCCGGATGTGGCTGAGCTGTTTTTCAAAGAAGACCCAGAGAAGCTTTTCTCTGACCTCCGAGAGATTGGACATGGCAGCTTTGGCGCTGTCTACTTT GCACGAGACGTGCGCACAAATGAGGTGGTGGCAATTAAAAAGATGTCATACAATGGCAAGCAGTCAAATGAG AAATGGCAGGACATTATAAAGGAGGTGAAGTTTCTGCAGCGGATCCGACATCCAAACAGTATTGAATACAAAGGTTGTTACCTGCGTGAGCACACAGCATGG CTGGTGATGGAGTACTGCCTCGGCTCAGCCTCCGATCTGCTAGAAG TTCATAAAAAACCTTTACAAGAAGTAGAGATTGCTGCCATTACACATGGTGCTCTGCAGGGGCTGGCTTACCTCCACTCCCACAACATGATCCACAG AGACGTAAAGGCGGGTAACATTCTGCTGACTGAACCCGGGCAGGTCAAACTGGCTGACTTCGGCTCTGCCTCCATTGCCTCACCTGCCAACTCGTTTGTGGGAACACCATATTG GATGGCCCCAGAAGTGATTTTAGCAATGGATGAGGGCCAGTATGATGGAAAAGTGGACGTCTGGTCCTTAGGAATCACCTGTATAGAATTAG CGGAGAGGAAGCCTCCCTTGTTTAACATGAATGCAATGAGTGCCTTATACCACATAGCGCAGAATGAGAGCCCAACACTACAATCCAGTGAATG GACTGATTACTTTAGAAACTTTATCGATTCATGCCTGCAGAAAATCCCCCAGGACAGACCACACTCTGACGACATGCTGGGT CACGCGTTTCTGCAGCGTGAACGTCCAGACTCCGTTCTAATGGATCTTATACAGAGGACCAAGGATGCAGTGCGAGAGCTGGACAACCTGCAGTACCGTAAGATGAAGAAGATCCTTCTTCAGGAGGCCCACAACGGACCCACAACAGAAGTTGCAGATGGAGATGAT GAGCTGGAACCTGGTGGAGGACGGACAGGAACTGTGAACAGTGTCGGCAGCAATCAGTCCATCCCTAGCATGTCCATCAGCGCCAGTTCACAGAGCAGCTCTGTCAACAGTTTAAACGAGGCGTCCCAGGACAACCGCAGCGAGCTGGACTTGATGGAAGGAGACCACACAGTCATGTCCAACAGCTCCGTCATTCACCTCAAGCCG gaagaggaggagagtttGTCTGGTGAGCAGGCAGCCACCAGTCAACCTAGCGAGACCCAGCAAACACCAGCACAGGCCCCAAGGAAGCACTACCGCAACCGAGAGCACTTTGCCACCATACGCACAGCGTCGCTT GTGACCCGAGAGATGCAAGAGCATGAGCAGGACTCTGAGCTTCGGGAGCAGATGTCGGGTTACAAACGCATGAGACGGCAACATCAGAAACACCTGATGGCCCTGGAGAACAAGCTGAAGGGCGAGATGGACGAGCACAGGCTGAGGCTGGACAAAGAGCTGGAGAGTCAGAGGAGCAACTTCACCCAGGAGATGGAGAAGCTGTTGAAGAAGCACCAGGCGACTCTGGACAAAGAT CTGAAGACGTTCACCAACGATGAGAAGAAGTTCCAGCAGCACATCCAGGTGCAGCAGAAGAAGGAgctcagcagcttcctggagtcaCAGAAACGGGAGTACAAGCTACGAAAGGAGCAGCTCAAAGAG GAGCTCAGTGAGAACCAGTCGACTCCCAAGAAGGAGAAGCAGGAGTGGCTTTCCAAGCAGAAAGAGAACATCCAACACTTCCAG GCGGAGGAAGAGGCCAACCTGCTGAGGAGACAGAGGCAGTACCTCGAGCTGGAGTGCCGGCGGTTCAAACGCAGGATCCTCATTGCCAGGCATAACGTGGAGCAGGATCTGGCCAGAGAG GAGCTGAACAAACGTCAGACACAGAAGGACCTGGAGCACGCCATGCTGCTGAGGCATCATGAGTCGATGCAGGAGTTGGAATTCAGGCACCTTGGGACTATCCAGAAGGCACGGGCGGAGCTGATCCGGACCCAGCACCAGACAGAGCTCACAAACCAGCTGGAATACAacaagaggagggagagggagctAAGGCGCAAACACGTCATGGAGGTCCGGCAGCAGCCCAAGAGCCTCAAG TCAAAGGAGCTGCAGATCAAGAAACAATTCCAGGAGACTTGTAAAACCCAGACCAGGCAGTACAAGGCCCTCAGgaaccacctgctggagaccaCACCTAAGTCGGATCACAAGGCTGTGCTCAAGAGGCTGAAGGAAGAGCAGACGAGGAAGCTGGCCATCCTGGCCGAGCAGTACGACCACTCCATCAACGAAATGCTCTCCACACAAGCT tTGCGGCTGGATGAAGCCCAGGAGGGCGAGTGTCAGGTTCTAAGGATGCAGCTGCAGCAAGAGCTGGAGCTGCTCAACGCCTACCAGAGCAAGATCAAGATGCAAACCGACGCTCAGCACGacaaggagaggagggagcTGGAGCAGAGGGTGTCTCTGCGCAGAGCTCTGTTGGAGCAGAAA ATCGAGGAGGAAATGCTCGCCCTGCAGAACGAGCGCCTGGAGCGAATCCGCTCGCTGCTAGAACGCCAGGCACGAGAGATTGAGGCTTTTGACTCTGAGTCGATGCGACTGGGCTTCAGCAACATGGTTCTCACTAACTTGGCTCCTGATTCCCAGGGAGGCTGGGGAGGGGGAAGTGGAGGAGGCTTGGGGGCTCAAGGGGGAGGCCACTGGcctgcaggaggtggaggaggtggccACCACAGTCATCACCACCAGGGGGGCTCAAGCTCACAGCAGCCCTGGGGTCACCCCATGCTGGCTGGGGGCCCGCCGCCTTGGAGCCTCCACCACCCGGGAGGAGGTAGTCAGAGGGGGAGTGGCGGAGGAGCGGGAGGGGTGAGGAACAGCCCACAGGCTATGAGGAGGACGTCATCGGGGGGAAGGAATGAACAGGGCATGAGCAGGAGTACCAGCATCACCTCTCAGATATCCAATGGATCCCACCTGTCATACacctag